A single window of Verrucomicrobiales bacterium DNA harbors:
- a CDS encoding DEAD/DEAH box helicase family protein has translation MPDTPERVARQQIDAQLSACGWVVQDYKSADFSAGRGIALREVPLTTGPCDYLLLVDRKALGVIEAKKQGATLSTVAEQSARYANSLPDFLAAGLTSPLPFLYESTGVETFFRDERDPAPRSRRVFTFHRPETLAEWAAELDTLRARLKAMPSAHPLATLGMRDCQIEAITGLEQSFAEDRPRALIHMATGAGKTFTACAFTYRLIKYAKARRVLFLVDRANLGEQARDEFHAYRTPDTGRLFTELYNVQHLTSPHLDDVCRVTICTIQRLYSILRGEELAEGTDELSGAELAAALGVTRTRDISYNSAVPIEKFDFIVTDECHRSIYNLWRQVLEYFDASLIGLTATPAPQTIAYFHQNRVAEYNHERAVTDGVNVGYDVYRIKTKVTEAGGKVDKGFLIDHRSKASRKARQEVLADDLDYTPADLDRSVVVPDQIRTILRTYRDVVQAELFPSRTLVPKTLIFAKDDSHAEDIVHLCREVFGKGNDFCKKITYQAKHPVTGKPAKSKELIREFCLSTTLRIAVTVDMIATGTDIKPLEVLIFLRDVRSRVYFEQMKGRGTRVLSSTDLQSVSGEDARAKTRFIIVDAVGVCESDKTESRPLDRQPTVPLKTLLQRVLFPGGRDEDTLTTLAARLARLDRELEPTQRQQIVTASGGHTPATLAGALLRAFDPDAIAERATGKQGASPDEVAPEKYEATRQELIATACAPFDKPALRQTLETLKQETEQALDIYTPDEVLEQGFDAAAKAKAAGLVQAFRDYLTQNQAQIDALQILYSRPFKQRLTEPMLKDLEKKLRDTHAAWTEDRLWDAFAVTVPGQVKGRSQAGRFADLVALVRFALEQQPVLTPFADSVSERFHEWLMDKAKVGAVFTPEQLAWLGLIRDHIATSLSIDPEDFEYTPFGERGGLGKAHQLFGEQLPKLLEELNTTLAA, from the coding sequence ATGCCCGATACGCCCGAACGAGTCGCCCGCCAGCAGATCGACGCGCAGCTCAGCGCGTGCGGGTGGGTCGTCCAGGATTACAAGTCAGCGGACTTCTCGGCCGGCCGCGGAATCGCGCTTCGGGAAGTCCCCCTCACGACCGGTCCGTGCGATTACCTGCTGCTGGTGGACCGCAAAGCCCTCGGCGTGATCGAGGCCAAGAAGCAAGGTGCCACACTCTCGACGGTTGCCGAGCAATCCGCCCGCTACGCCAACAGCCTACCTGACTTCCTCGCCGCCGGTCTTACGAGCCCGCTGCCATTCCTATACGAATCCACCGGCGTCGAAACCTTCTTTCGCGACGAACGTGATCCTGCGCCTCGCTCGCGCCGTGTCTTCACGTTCCATCGACCCGAGACACTGGCCGAGTGGGCCGCCGAACTAGACACGCTGCGCGCCCGGTTGAAGGCGATGCCGAGTGCCCATCCGCTCGCTACCCTGGGCATGCGTGACTGCCAGATCGAAGCCATCACCGGACTGGAGCAATCCTTTGCCGAAGATCGCCCGCGCGCACTCATCCACATGGCAACCGGCGCAGGCAAGACGTTCACCGCCTGCGCGTTCACCTATCGTCTCATCAAATATGCCAAGGCGCGCCGCGTTCTCTTCCTCGTGGACCGCGCGAACCTCGGCGAGCAAGCCCGGGACGAGTTCCACGCCTATCGCACTCCGGACACCGGCCGCCTCTTCACGGAACTCTACAACGTGCAGCACCTCACCTCGCCACACCTCGACGACGTGTGCCGGGTCACCATCTGCACCATCCAGCGGCTTTACTCGATCCTACGCGGAGAGGAACTTGCGGAGGGCACCGATGAGCTCTCCGGTGCGGAACTCGCCGCCGCGCTCGGTGTCACGCGCACTCGCGATATCTCCTACAATTCCGCCGTCCCGATTGAGAAGTTCGACTTCATCGTCACCGACGAGTGCCATCGCTCCATCTACAATCTCTGGCGCCAAGTGCTCGAATACTTTGACGCCTCGCTTATCGGCCTCACTGCTACGCCCGCGCCGCAAACGATCGCCTACTTTCACCAAAACCGTGTCGCGGAATACAACCACGAGCGTGCGGTCACCGATGGTGTGAATGTCGGCTACGATGTCTATCGCATCAAAACCAAGGTCACCGAGGCCGGCGGGAAAGTGGACAAGGGTTTCCTGATCGACCACCGCAGCAAAGCTTCGCGCAAGGCCCGGCAAGAGGTTCTTGCCGATGATCTCGACTACACGCCCGCCGACCTTGACCGCTCGGTCGTCGTGCCTGACCAGATCCGCACCATCCTGCGCACCTACCGCGATGTCGTGCAGGCCGAACTGTTCCCGAGCCGCACCCTAGTGCCGAAGACACTCATCTTCGCCAAGGACGACTCCCACGCAGAGGATATCGTCCACCTCTGCCGCGAGGTCTTTGGCAAGGGCAACGACTTCTGCAAGAAGATCACCTACCAGGCGAAGCATCCCGTCACCGGCAAGCCCGCCAAGTCTAAGGAACTCATCCGCGAATTCTGCCTCTCTACCACACTCCGCATCGCGGTCACGGTGGACATGATCGCCACGGGCACCGACATCAAGCCGCTCGAGGTTCTCATCTTCCTACGGGACGTCCGCAGCCGCGTCTATTTTGAGCAGATGAAAGGCCGCGGTACCCGGGTGCTCTCCTCCACTGATCTGCAATCGGTCTCCGGCGAAGACGCCCGCGCCAAAACCCGCTTTATCATCGTGGATGCCGTCGGCGTGTGCGAAAGCGACAAGACCGAATCCCGCCCGCTCGACCGCCAGCCCACCGTGCCCCTCAAGACGTTACTCCAGCGCGTCCTGTTCCCCGGTGGCCGCGATGAGGACACCCTCACCACTCTTGCCGCGCGCCTCGCCCGGTTGGACCGTGAGCTCGAGCCCACCCAGCGCCAACAGATCGTCACCGCCTCTGGAGGCCACACCCCCGCCACACTCGCCGGTGCGCTGCTTCGCGCGTTTGATCCCGACGCCATTGCTGAACGCGCCACCGGGAAACAGGGAGCCTCACCCGATGAAGTTGCGCCCGAGAAATACGAGGCGACCAGGCAAGAACTGATCGCAACCGCCTGCGCGCCCTTCGATAAACCGGCACTTCGCCAGACCCTCGAAACCTTGAAGCAGGAAACCGAGCAAGCCCTCGACATCTACACTCCCGACGAAGTGCTCGAACAGGGCTTCGACGCCGCCGCCAAGGCTAAAGCTGCCGGCCTCGTCCAGGCCTTTCGTGATTACCTGACGCAGAACCAAGCCCAGATCGACGCCCTTCAAATTCTCTACAGCCGACCCTTCAAACAGCGTCTTACGGAGCCCATGCTCAAGGACTTAGAAAAGAAACTGCGCGACACCCATGCCGCCTGGACTGAGGATCGCCTCTGGGACGCCTTCGCTGTCACCGTTCCCGGTCAGGTAAAGGGACGGTCGCAGGCCGGCCGCTTCGCTGACTTGGTCGCACTGGTCCGGTTCGCCCTCGAGCAACAACCAGTTCTTACCCCCTTTGCCGATTCGGTGAGCGAGCGCTTTCATGAATGGCTTATGGACAAAGCCAAGGTCGGCGCTGTTTTCACCCCCGAGCAGCTCGCTTGGCTGGGCCTCATCCGCGACCACATCGCCACCAGCCTGAGCATCGACCCCGAGGATTTCGAATACACGCCCTTCGGCGAGCGCGGCGGTCTGGGTAAAGCACACCAACTCTTCGGCGAGCAACTACCCAAACTGCTCGAAGAACTCAACACCACCCTTGCCGCATGA
- a CDS encoding HIT family protein produces MTHDPKHDQDPHLGSPLVLPVFGSIEPERILATDDIFAVILDKYPVSPGHTLIIPRRAVSRFADLSAEERARLLDWFAWVQEALTRRSPKPDGLNFGLNDGPAAGQTMPQLHFHVIPRYVGDVPDPRGGIRWVVPSKAKYW; encoded by the coding sequence ATGACCCATGATCCGAAGCACGACCAGGACCCGCACCTGGGGAGTCCATTGGTCTTACCCGTTTTCGGCTCCATCGAACCCGAACGCATTCTCGCGACGGACGATATCTTCGCGGTGATCCTCGACAAGTATCCCGTCTCTCCTGGTCATACCCTCATCATCCCTCGGCGAGCCGTGTCCCGTTTCGCAGATCTGAGTGCCGAGGAGCGTGCCCGGCTACTGGATTGGTTCGCCTGGGTGCAAGAAGCGCTCACTCGTCGGAGCCCGAAGCCAGACGGTTTAAACTTTGGGTTGAACGACGGTCCTGCGGCCGGACAGACCATGCCCCAGCTCCACTTCCACGTGATTCCCAGATACGTCGGCGATGTTCCCGATCCGCGCGGCGGCATCCGTTGGGTCGTGCCTTCCAAAGCGAAGTATTGGTAG
- a CDS encoding HNH endonuclease — translation MVEPDQNWEYWLERLYDLRRDKRGSHERPHKPVLILSILDLLDRGIIQQNEVRLSEELIETFKRYFAVVRRSNDQPTIQNPFYHLSGDGFWKLVPLPGHPQPYQPGATSGSPSVAQLRQRVSHGRFEEGFWTLAATPVSRHQLREALIARYFPESREKLAAIVVQGPSNEPNLALREKLPPTPARDAAFRRTVLEIYDHRCAACGIRVLLDHTMSLVEAAHLIPFGESLNDKPTNGIALCPNHHWAMDRHLIAPCPDDQHRAGIWEINGKRLDDRIEGQRDLITLKGKRVIAPKEAKFYPALESLRWRSEHLVTKYL, via the coding sequence GTGGTTGAGCCCGATCAAAACTGGGAATACTGGCTGGAGCGACTCTACGACCTGAGGCGTGACAAAAGAGGGTCGCACGAGCGACCGCACAAGCCGGTCCTAATCCTCAGCATTCTCGATCTGTTGGATCGAGGCATCATTCAGCAGAATGAGGTGCGCCTGAGCGAGGAGCTTATCGAGACGTTCAAACGCTACTTCGCCGTCGTGAGAAGGAGCAACGACCAGCCAACCATTCAGAACCCCTTCTATCACCTCAGCGGCGATGGTTTCTGGAAGCTCGTGCCTCTCCCGGGCCATCCACAGCCTTATCAACCAGGGGCAACCTCCGGCTCGCCGAGTGTGGCTCAGCTGCGGCAGCGCGTTAGCCACGGCCGGTTCGAAGAGGGCTTTTGGACACTCGCCGCAACACCCGTATCGCGTCATCAACTCCGCGAGGCTCTGATCGCTCGGTATTTTCCTGAGAGTCGCGAGAAACTCGCCGCGATTGTGGTGCAGGGGCCTTCCAACGAGCCGAACCTGGCCCTCAGGGAGAAGCTGCCTCCCACACCCGCCCGAGATGCGGCCTTTAGACGGACGGTCTTGGAGATTTACGATCATCGCTGCGCCGCCTGTGGCATTCGAGTTCTGCTGGATCACACCATGTCACTCGTGGAAGCGGCCCACCTGATTCCCTTCGGCGAGAGTCTCAACGACAAGCCGACCAATGGCATTGCCCTCTGTCCGAATCATCATTGGGCCATGGACCGCCACTTGATCGCACCCTGCCCCGACGATCAGCATCGAGCGGGAATCTGGGAGATCAACGGAAAGCGCTTGGATGATCGGATTGAAGGCCAGCGGGATCTGATCACCTTGAAAGGAAAGAGAGTGATTGCACCCAAGGAGGCAAAATTCTATCCAGCGCTCGAAAGCTTACGCTGGCGAAGCGAACATCTGGTCACGAAGTATCTATGA
- a CDS encoding alpha-ketoglutarate-dependent dioxygenase AlkB, which yields MHRMLERHGFASHSLNDGNVLWVGALPDPLRLSATQFEALWNLKPDASQTVLMFGRPQEIPRKQQAYGADYRFSGQTSVALPVPELLLPFLTWAKETTDDRLNGLLLNWYDGALGHYIGQHRDSRSNLIKGSPIVTISHGEERSFQLKPWKRPGVTHRFASRDGTVFVMPFQTNLDWTHGVPVSRSQTGRRISVTLRAFVMKQVPDQVGIRGSSTSSGRR from the coding sequence ATGCATCGGATGTTAGAGCGCCACGGTTTTGCGAGTCATTCGCTGAACGATGGGAACGTGCTTTGGGTAGGAGCGCTGCCGGATCCGCTGCGGCTGTCGGCGACACAATTCGAAGCGCTGTGGAACCTCAAGCCTGATGCGAGCCAGACGGTGCTCATGTTTGGGCGGCCTCAGGAGATCCCACGCAAGCAGCAAGCCTACGGCGCGGACTATCGCTTCAGCGGACAGACGAGTGTGGCACTTCCAGTCCCAGAGCTTCTGCTTCCGTTCCTCACCTGGGCTAAGGAGACCACCGATGACCGCTTGAACGGACTGCTTCTTAATTGGTACGACGGCGCTCTGGGTCACTACATTGGCCAGCATCGAGATAGCCGATCGAATCTTATCAAGGGATCCCCCATCGTGACCATCAGCCATGGGGAGGAACGAAGCTTCCAACTGAAGCCCTGGAAAAGACCGGGCGTGACCCACCGATTCGCCTCACGCGACGGTACCGTCTTCGTGATGCCATTCCAAACCAACCTGGATTGGACCCACGGAGTCCCTGTTTCCCGCAGCCAAACGGGGCGACGAATCTCGGTGACACTCCGTGCATTCGTGATGAAGCAGGTCCCAGATCAAGTAGGCATCCGGGGGTCATCCACCTCATCCGGCCGTCGGTAA
- a CDS encoding PD40 domain-containing protein, whose translation MDIVTLRLAPDGAAGELRRITDDPGHDSHVQYSPDGDWLVFTSECAGQGDEWPLIPNGPQSYGEIYALRLADQFTIR comes from the coding sequence ATGGACATCGTCACACTACGGCTCGCCCCTGACGGCGCGGCCGGCGAGCTGCGGCGCATCACCGATGATCCCGGTCATGACAGTCACGTACAATACTCCCCGGATGGTGATTGGCTGGTATTTACGTCCGAATGCGCTGGCCAAGGCGATGAGTGGCCCCTCATTCCAAACGGCCCCCAGAGCTACGGTGAGATCTACGCATTGCGCCTCGCAGACCAATTTACTATTCGCTGA